One window of the Natronomonas marina genome contains the following:
- the radA gene encoding DNA repair and recombination protein RadA: MAATADLEDLSGVGPATAEKLRENGYDTYQSIAVASPGELSNTADVGESSAHDIIQAAREAADVGGFETGTDVLERREQIGKLEFLIPELDEMLGGGVETQSITEVYGEFGAGKSQVTHQLAVNVQLPKEQGGLHGRCVFVDSEDTFRPERVDEMVNGLPDDVIEATMEARDIEGGPDDEDAMDELVQTFLDKIHVAKAFNSDHQILLAEKAQEIAQEYEDDDYPVRLLCVDSLTAHFRAEYVGRGELADRQQKLNKHLHDIDRVGNLYNSAVVVTNQVQSNPDAFFGDPTKPIGGNILGHKSTFRMYLRKSKQDKRIVKLVDAPNLPDGEAVMRVQGEGLKPE, from the coding sequence ATGGCAGCAACCGCAGACCTGGAGGACCTTTCGGGCGTCGGCCCGGCGACCGCAGAGAAGCTCCGAGAGAACGGCTACGACACGTACCAGAGCATCGCCGTGGCCAGCCCCGGCGAACTCTCGAACACCGCGGACGTCGGCGAGTCGAGCGCCCACGACATCATCCAGGCGGCCCGCGAGGCCGCCGACGTCGGCGGCTTCGAGACCGGTACCGACGTACTGGAGCGACGCGAGCAGATCGGCAAACTCGAGTTCCTCATCCCGGAGCTCGACGAGATGCTCGGCGGCGGCGTCGAGACCCAGTCCATCACCGAGGTGTACGGCGAGTTCGGCGCCGGCAAGTCCCAGGTCACCCACCAGCTCGCGGTGAACGTCCAGCTTCCGAAGGAGCAGGGCGGGCTCCACGGACGCTGTGTCTTCGTCGACAGCGAGGACACGTTCCGGCCCGAGCGCGTCGACGAGATGGTCAACGGACTCCCGGACGACGTCATCGAGGCGACGATGGAGGCCCGCGACATCGAGGGCGGCCCCGACGACGAGGACGCCATGGACGAACTCGTCCAGACGTTCCTCGACAAGATTCACGTCGCAAAGGCATTCAACTCCGACCACCAAATCCTGCTGGCCGAGAAGGCCCAGGAGATCGCCCAGGAGTACGAGGACGACGACTACCCCGTCCGGCTCCTGTGTGTCGACTCGCTGACCGCCCACTTCCGTGCGGAGTACGTCGGCCGCGGCGAACTCGCCGACCGCCAGCAGAAGCTCAACAAGCACCTCCACGACATCGACCGGGTCGGGAACCTCTACAACTCCGCCGTCGTCGTCACCAACCAGGTCCAGTCGAACCCCGACGCCTTCTTCGGCGACCCGACCAAGCCCATCGGCGGCAACATCCTCGGCCACAAATCCACGTTCCGGATGTACCTCCGCAAGTCCAAGCAGGACAAGCGCATCGTCAAGCTCGTCGACGCGCCGAACCTCCCCGACGGCGAGGCCGTCATGCGCGTGCAGGGCGAGGGACTGAAGCCCGAGTAG
- a CDS encoding ZIP family metal transporter has protein sequence MQAQLTEAFVRFVGPSTFLQALTGGVVIALFNLLGASLVLVWRDPSERSLNGMLGFAAGVMLAAAFTSLIIPGIEQYSDGNPVPTLVGIALGALFLDRADGLVPHAHYLLTGSRRTDAANPDETLPVDDEKLAGVVLFILAITLHNMPEGLAVGVGFGAAGGDPAQVGSALALMLAIGIQNVPEGLAVSVAAINAVLDRRLYAAVAGIRAGVVEIPLAVLGAVAVAAVEPLLPYAMGFAAGAMLFVISDEIIPETHRGGYERVATLGLMAGVVVMLYLDIALAG, from the coding sequence ATGCAGGCGCAGTTGACGGAGGCGTTCGTCCGGTTCGTCGGTCCCAGCACGTTCCTGCAGGCGCTGACCGGCGGCGTCGTCATCGCGCTTTTCAACCTCCTCGGCGCCTCGCTGGTGCTCGTCTGGCGGGACCCCTCCGAGCGCTCGCTGAACGGGATGCTCGGCTTCGCCGCCGGCGTGATGCTCGCGGCCGCGTTCACGAGCCTCATTATCCCCGGCATCGAGCAGTACTCCGACGGCAACCCGGTTCCGACGCTCGTCGGAATCGCGCTCGGCGCGCTGTTTCTCGACCGCGCCGACGGGCTGGTCCCGCACGCCCACTACCTGCTGACCGGGAGTCGGCGGACGGACGCGGCGAACCCCGACGAGACGCTGCCGGTCGACGACGAGAAGCTGGCCGGTGTGGTGCTTTTCATCCTCGCCATCACGCTGCACAACATGCCCGAGGGGCTGGCGGTCGGCGTCGGATTCGGCGCCGCCGGCGGCGACCCCGCCCAGGTCGGGAGCGCGCTGGCGCTGATGCTCGCCATCGGCATCCAGAACGTCCCCGAGGGACTCGCGGTGTCGGTCGCCGCCATCAACGCCGTGCTGGACCGCCGGCTGTACGCCGCCGTCGCCGGAATCCGGGCCGGCGTCGTCGAGATTCCCCTGGCGGTGCTCGGCGCCGTCGCCGTCGCGGCGGTCGAGCCCCTGCTCCCGTACGCGATGGGCTTCGCCGCCGGCGCGATGCTGTTCGTCATCTCCGACGAGATCATCCCGGAGACCCACCGCGGCGGCTACGAGCGCGTGGCGACGCTCGGACTCATGGCCGGCGTCGTCGTGATGCTGTATCTGGACATCGCACTGGCCGGGTGA
- a CDS encoding THUMP domain-containing class I SAM-dependent RNA methyltransferase yields the protein MRLLATTNGGLESVTSAELAELVGADPDTHHRGVVAFDGSREAVYDLHCRSRSCHRLMEVLVDERVDGLAGVYEATRTVDLAAHLPDEEFGVVGTRHGSHEFTSVDVADRVGQAVIDGYRAATGDRLPVDLDDPTVRLEAYLYDDRFTLAVDLTGDSLHKRPYRVCEHDAPLRGTLAYSMLRLAEYAADDRLVDPMAGSATIPIEAALAATDRPPRPDLDPAFGVLPRYDAERFGERRAGHEPRDTDPDLEARERREKWRRCARVNVEAAGVEGAVDVVAADAREASLDADCVVTNLPFGIRVSEDLRDLYVAFADRVREGSVDRLVALTTKPDLLPLEFVERHDIPYGRIDASVVVWTP from the coding sequence GTGCGACTGCTGGCGACGACGAACGGCGGCCTCGAGTCCGTGACCAGCGCCGAACTCGCGGAGCTGGTCGGCGCCGACCCCGACACCCACCACCGGGGCGTCGTCGCCTTCGACGGCAGCCGCGAGGCCGTCTACGACCTCCACTGCCGGTCGCGGAGTTGCCACCGCCTCATGGAGGTGCTGGTCGACGAGCGAGTCGACGGACTCGCCGGCGTCTACGAGGCGACGCGGACGGTCGACCTGGCGGCCCACCTCCCGGACGAGGAGTTCGGCGTCGTCGGCACCCGCCACGGCAGCCACGAGTTCACGAGCGTCGACGTCGCCGACCGGGTCGGACAGGCGGTCATCGACGGCTACCGCGCGGCGACCGGCGACCGCCTCCCCGTCGACCTCGACGACCCGACGGTCCGGCTGGAGGCGTATCTCTACGACGACCGGTTCACGCTCGCGGTCGACCTGACGGGCGATTCGCTGCACAAACGGCCCTACCGGGTCTGCGAGCACGACGCCCCGCTGCGGGGAACGCTGGCGTACTCGATGCTCCGGCTGGCGGAGTACGCGGCCGACGACCGGCTGGTGGACCCGATGGCGGGGTCGGCGACGATACCCATCGAGGCGGCGCTGGCGGCGACCGACCGGCCGCCGCGACCCGACCTCGACCCCGCCTTCGGGGTGCTACCGCGGTACGACGCCGAGCGGTTCGGCGAGCGGCGGGCCGGCCACGAACCGCGGGACACCGACCCCGACCTCGAGGCCCGCGAGCGCCGCGAGAAGTGGCGCCGATGTGCCCGGGTCAACGTCGAGGCGGCCGGCGTCGAGGGCGCTGTCGACGTCGTCGCGGCCGACGCCCGGGAGGCGAGTCTCGACGCCGACTGCGTCGTCACGAACCTCCCATTCGGCATCCGGGTCAGCGAGGACCTGCGGGACCTCTACGTCGCCTTCGCCGACCGCGTCCGCGAGGGGTCCGTCGACCGACTGGTCGCGCTGACGACGAAGCCGGACCTGCTACCGCTGGAGTTCGTCGAGCGTCACGACATCCCCTACGGCCGCATCGACGCCTCCGTCGTGGTCTGGACCCCGTAG
- the pspAB gene encoding PspA-associated protein PspAB has product MGVLDAIRQVLGLGAEADATREADPEDLFGMSTAYLTMEADLGFAPTGDAALCFADVDSTAFRRAREEVEAVLDLGEAETGTTADFVEDAHGYHWVVLHDREFEDLVTSVHFASDTLVEEGFGSRLLAALFAFQRDGRTAYWVYSFRRGSYYPFVPTGGRERDQRTEFKLESVLDGELSVEDDTAYWYPLWPEGDAHPWG; this is encoded by the coding sequence ATGGGAGTGCTCGACGCCATCCGGCAGGTACTGGGGCTGGGCGCGGAGGCGGACGCGACCCGGGAGGCCGACCCGGAGGACCTGTTCGGGATGTCGACGGCGTACCTGACGATGGAGGCGGACCTCGGGTTCGCGCCGACGGGAGATGCGGCGCTGTGCTTCGCGGACGTCGACAGCACGGCTTTCCGGCGCGCCCGCGAGGAGGTCGAGGCCGTCCTCGATTTGGGCGAAGCCGAGACGGGGACGACCGCCGACTTCGTCGAGGACGCCCACGGCTACCACTGGGTCGTCCTCCACGACCGGGAATTCGAGGACCTGGTGACGAGCGTCCACTTCGCGTCCGACACCCTCGTCGAGGAGGGGTTCGGCTCCCGGCTGCTGGCCGCGCTCTTCGCCTTCCAGCGGGACGGCCGGACCGCCTACTGGGTGTACTCGTTCCGCCGCGGGTCCTACTACCCGTTCGTCCCGACGGGCGGTCGGGAGCGCGACCAGCGGACGGAGTTCAAACTCGAGAGCGTCCTCGACGGCGAGCTGTCCGTCGAGGACGATACCGCCTACTGGTACCCGCTGTGGCCCGAGGGCGACGCCCACCCCTGGGGCTGA
- a CDS encoding NUDIX domain-containing protein, whose translation MDEYTYVVNVEGAVVRDGAYLLVERAADEEHAAGLLGFPGGKVETDPGVDAPIEATARRELREEVGIEVGDVEYVHSRTFETDTGAACLDIVTRCEHVGGEARPRSPEEVAAVHWLTPAEIEARDAAPAFLEGDVERLERARTGDLA comes from the coding sequence ATGGACGAGTACACCTACGTCGTGAACGTCGAGGGCGCGGTCGTGCGCGACGGCGCGTACCTCCTCGTCGAGCGGGCGGCCGACGAGGAACACGCCGCCGGCCTGCTGGGGTTCCCCGGCGGCAAGGTCGAAACTGATCCCGGCGTCGACGCGCCCATCGAGGCCACCGCTCGTCGGGAGCTCCGCGAGGAAGTCGGCATCGAGGTGGGCGACGTCGAGTACGTCCACAGCCGGACCTTCGAGACGGACACGGGTGCGGCCTGTCTCGACATCGTCACCCGCTGTGAGCACGTCGGCGGAGAGGCCCGCCCCCGGAGTCCCGAGGAGGTCGCGGCGGTCCACTGGCTCACGCCGGCCGAAATCGAGGCCCGCGACGCGGCGCCGGCGTTCCTCGAGGGAGACGTCGAACGGCTCGAACGGGCGCGGACGGGGGACCTCGCCTGA
- the pheA gene encoding prephenate dehydratase, translating to MNALTLGPEGTYSHRATKAIADDIDFVESVTGIVEGVARGEYERGVVPIENSIEGSVTESLDALADRNVAVVREIVTPIQHALLAQTGEFEVVLSHPQALAQCREYLGREFPSARTEAVASTARGVERAREDDTVAAIGHPATAGDDLQVLASGIQDSTSNATRFVVLASETERSDAGGKTSVVVYPNTNYPGLLLEMLEPFAERDINLSRVESRPSGERLGDYVFHLDFAAGLYEERAQEAVDELRDIATNGWVRVLGSYDTEHVL from the coding sequence ATGAATGCCCTCACGCTCGGTCCCGAGGGGACCTACTCACACCGCGCGACGAAGGCCATCGCCGACGACATCGACTTCGTCGAGTCGGTGACCGGCATCGTCGAGGGCGTCGCACGCGGCGAGTACGAGCGCGGCGTCGTCCCGATAGAGAACAGCATCGAGGGGTCGGTGACCGAATCGCTGGACGCGCTGGCCGACCGTAACGTCGCCGTCGTCCGGGAGATCGTCACGCCCATCCAGCACGCGCTCCTGGCACAGACCGGCGAGTTCGAGGTCGTCCTCAGTCACCCGCAGGCGCTGGCGCAGTGCCGCGAGTACCTCGGCCGGGAGTTCCCTAGCGCGCGGACAGAGGCCGTCGCCTCCACCGCCCGCGGCGTCGAGCGGGCCCGCGAGGACGACACGGTGGCCGCAATCGGCCACCCGGCGACGGCCGGCGACGACCTGCAGGTGCTCGCAAGCGGCATCCAGGACAGCACCTCCAACGCCACCCGATTCGTCGTCCTGGCGTCGGAGACCGAACGCTCCGACGCCGGCGGCAAGACGAGCGTCGTCGTCTACCCGAACACGAACTACCCCGGCCTGCTTCTGGAGATGCTGGAGCCGTTCGCCGAGCGCGACATCAACCTCTCGCGGGTCGAGTCCCGCCCCAGCGGCGAGCGCCTCGGCGACTACGTCTTCCACCTCGATTTCGCGGCCGGTCTCTACGAGGAGCGAGCACAGGAGGCCGTCGACGAACTGCGCGACATCGCAACCAACGGCTGGGTCCGGGTGCTGGGCTCGTACGACACCGAACACGTCCTGTAA
- a CDS encoding alpha/beta hydrolase — translation MADEPHPQLQPILDMIEQTPNLEDVGVEMARQQFDAVATFTPNHEVYDEFDLTVEGADGELDARVYQPGEGERPVLVYFHGGGFVVGGLDTHDNVCQKLADESGWTVVSVDYRLAPEHPFPAPLEDAYAALEWIADNPGAVGGDGTVAVGGDSAGANLSAAVSLMARDVERDVTTDETGPDIAHQLLYYPVCGSPFEEYPSREENAEGYFLEQDTIEWFDAQYVQSAVHHRNEYLAPLLCSDLSGLPSATVVTAGFDPLRDEGNAYAEALKADDVDVFHATYESMIHGFISFIGMVEAADDAIRVGASGLDAAR, via the coding sequence ATGGCAGACGAGCCCCACCCGCAGTTGCAGCCCATCCTCGACATGATCGAGCAGACCCCGAACCTGGAGGACGTCGGGGTCGAGATGGCCCGCCAGCAGTTCGACGCCGTGGCGACGTTCACCCCGAACCACGAGGTGTACGACGAGTTCGACCTGACGGTCGAGGGGGCCGACGGCGAACTGGACGCTCGTGTCTACCAGCCGGGAGAGGGCGAACGGCCGGTGCTCGTGTACTTCCACGGCGGCGGGTTCGTCGTCGGCGGCCTCGACACCCACGACAACGTCTGTCAGAAGCTGGCCGACGAGAGCGGCTGGACCGTCGTCTCGGTCGACTACCGGCTGGCGCCGGAGCACCCCTTCCCCGCGCCGCTGGAGGACGCCTACGCGGCCCTGGAGTGGATCGCCGACAACCCCGGGGCGGTCGGCGGCGACGGCACCGTCGCGGTCGGCGGCGACAGCGCCGGCGCGAACCTCTCTGCGGCCGTCTCGCTCATGGCCCGCGACGTCGAGCGGGACGTGACGACCGACGAGACCGGTCCCGACATCGCCCACCAGCTGCTGTACTACCCGGTCTGTGGTTCGCCCTTCGAGGAGTACCCCAGTCGCGAGGAGAACGCCGAGGGGTACTTCCTCGAACAGGACACGATAGAGTGGTTCGACGCCCAGTACGTCCAGTCGGCCGTCCACCACCGTAACGAGTATCTCGCGCCGCTGCTCTGTTCGGACCTCTCGGGACTGCCGTCGGCGACGGTCGTCACCGCCGGCTTCGACCCGCTGCGGGACGAGGGCAACGCCTACGCCGAGGCGCTGAAGGCGGACGACGTCGACGTTTTCCACGCGACCTACGAGTCGATGATTCACGGCTTCATCAGCTTCATCGGGATGGTCGAGGCCGCCGACGACGCTATCCGGGTCGGCGCCTCGGGGCTGGACGCCGCCCGGTAG
- a CDS encoding zinc-ribbon domain-containing protein, whose translation MSDADPHCPECGEPIGQTATYCMHCSADLTEEQDAADADGDGDWDTSGTGEETSGWDDAGTEDQAGDGTDGESAPEPTYGRTDEGGTESGTATDDTAGAAADTADGGGDAGADDQLLDPDGFVDNTLTVLVGIGGGIVVGIVGTIVIAVLTGSGWGLLLGVVAWLGSTAYLVRQRTVQGAVAKSGYAVAAVLLLIPFVAFSPLANVDGGLSGRGIFFLTSLLAVAFPAGFAAAVGWVASRFVPEEAGETAA comes from the coding sequence ATGAGCGACGCCGACCCGCACTGTCCGGAGTGCGGCGAGCCCATCGGACAGACAGCGACCTACTGCATGCACTGTTCGGCCGACCTCACCGAGGAACAGGACGCCGCCGACGCGGACGGCGACGGCGACTGGGACACCTCGGGGACGGGCGAGGAGACGAGCGGCTGGGACGACGCCGGAACCGAGGACCAGGCCGGGGACGGGACCGACGGCGAATCGGCGCCGGAGCCGACCTACGGACGCACCGACGAGGGGGGAACGGAGAGCGGCACCGCCACGGACGACACCGCCGGTGCCGCCGCCGACACCGCCGACGGGGGCGGCGACGCCGGCGCCGACGACCAGTTGCTCGACCCGGACGGGTTCGTCGACAACACGCTGACGGTCCTGGTCGGCATCGGCGGCGGCATCGTCGTCGGCATCGTCGGCACAATCGTCATCGCGGTGCTGACCGGCAGCGGATGGGGCCTCCTGCTCGGGGTCGTCGCCTGGCTCGGGTCGACGGCCTACCTCGTCCGCCAGCGGACCGTCCAGGGCGCCGTCGCCAAGAGCGGCTACGCGGTCGCGGCCGTCCTGCTTTTGATCCCGTTCGTCGCGTTCAGCCCGCTGGCGAACGTCGACGGCGGGCTGTCGGGGCGGGGAATCTTCTTTCTGACGAGCCTGCTCGCGGTCGCGTTCCCCGCCGGGTTCGCGGCCGCGGTGGGCTGGGTCGCCTCCCGGTTCGTCCCCGAGGAGGCCGGCGAAACCGCCGCCTGA
- a CDS encoding molybdopterin-dependent oxidoreductase: MDRPAWLRAPNPRVLDGSLLVGVGFVLATGVVSLFSGRPSRAWVFLTHGVGGLVLAGLVGLKLRRVRHRVGGARHSAVIALSVLLAVVTVGAIGSGVAWVFGASLDLGPWGLLNLHVGLGLAVGGLLAAHLVYRFRLPGRSDIEGRRTALRYTAAVLVGAAAYRLQASVNDAAETAGADRRFTGSREDGSDDGNAFPVTSWMADDPDPVDAASWSLTVDGAVAEPTELEYPELVDDDERRALLDCTSGWYSEHDWTGVSVASLLDAVDPDDDAAWVQFRSVTGYRWSLPIEEARGALLATAVDGEGLDHGHGFPLRLVAPGRRGFQWVKWVEAVRVTRRRDHTERLAIFVSGFG; encoded by the coding sequence ATGGACCGACCGGCGTGGCTGCGGGCGCCGAACCCGCGCGTCCTCGACGGGTCGCTGCTCGTCGGCGTCGGCTTCGTGCTCGCCACCGGCGTCGTGAGCCTCTTCTCCGGGCGGCCGAGCAGGGCGTGGGTCTTCCTGACCCACGGGGTCGGGGGGCTGGTGCTGGCCGGCCTGGTCGGGCTGAAGCTCCGGCGGGTCCGCCACCGCGTCGGCGGCGCCCGCCACAGCGCCGTCATCGCTCTCTCGGTGCTGCTCGCCGTCGTCACCGTCGGCGCCATCGGGTCGGGCGTCGCCTGGGTGTTCGGCGCGTCGCTGGACCTCGGCCCCTGGGGGTTGCTCAACCTCCACGTCGGGCTGGGGCTCGCCGTCGGCGGCCTGCTCGCCGCCCACCTCGTCTATCGGTTCCGGCTCCCGGGCCGGTCGGATATCGAGGGGCGGCGGACCGCCCTCAGGTACACCGCGGCCGTCCTGGTCGGCGCGGCGGCCTACCGGCTCCAGGCGTCGGTCAACGACGCCGCGGAGACCGCCGGGGCCGACCGGCGCTTCACCGGCTCCCGCGAGGACGGCAGCGACGACGGCAACGCCTTCCCCGTCACCAGCTGGATGGCCGACGACCCCGACCCCGTCGACGCGGCGTCGTGGTCGCTGACCGTCGACGGCGCCGTCGCCGAGCCGACCGAACTGGAATATCCGGAACTGGTCGACGACGACGAGCGGCGCGCACTGTTGGACTGTACGAGCGGCTGGTACTCCGAGCACGACTGGACCGGCGTCTCGGTCGCCTCGCTGCTGGACGCCGTCGATCCCGACGACGACGCCGCCTGGGTGCAGTTCCGGTCGGTCACCGGCTACCGGTGGAGCCTGCCCATCGAGGAGGCCCGCGGAGCGCTTTTGGCGACGGCCGTCGACGGCGAGGGACTCGACCACGGCCACGGCTTCCCGTTACGGCTGGTCGCACCCGGCCGGCGCGGCTTCCAGTGGGTCAAGTGGGTCGAGGCGGTCCGGGTGACCCGCCGCCGGGACCACACCGAGCGGCTGGCGATATTCGTCAGCGGGTTCGGATGA